One Saccharomyces mikatae IFO 1815 strain IFO1815 genome assembly, chromosome: 16 genomic region harbors:
- the YCH1 gene encoding phosphatase YCH1 (similar to Saccharomyces cerevisiae YCH1 (YGR203W)), translating to MDSYSITNVKYLDPSELHRWMNEGHTTMLRESFQVVDVRGSDYMGGHIKDGWHYAYSRLKKDPEYLCELKHRLLQEQADCHGPLNVVFHCMLSQQRGPSAAMLLLRSLDTAELSRCRLWVLRGGFSQWQSVYGDDERVTEGYLPDLWR from the coding sequence ATGGACTCGTACTCGATTACAAACGTAAAGTACTTGGACCCTAGCGAATTACATCGTTGGATGAATGAAGGCCATACTACTATGCTAAGGGAGTCCTTCCAGGTAGTAGACGTTCGGGGATCGGACTATATGGGAGGCCATATCAAAGACGGATGGCACTACGCCTACTCGCGTCTTAAGAAGGATCCGGAGTACTTATGCGAGTTAAAGCACCGACTGTTGCAAGAGCAGGCGGATTGCCACGGACCGCTCAACGTGGTTTTCCACTGTATGCTGTCGCAGCAGCGTGGACCGTCCGCAGCGATGCTGCTGCTTCGGTCGCTTGACACGGCGGAGCTTTCCCGGTGTAGGCTATGGGTGTTACGCGGTGGTTTCTCACAGTGGCAGTCCGTATACggtgatgatgaaaggGTCACAGAGGGTTACCTTCCAGATTTGTGGCGCTAA
- the ELP2 gene encoding Elongator subunit ELP2 (similar to Saccharomyces cerevisiae ELP2 (YGR200C); ancestral locus Anc_5.139): MVETIIPEAIFIGANKQTQVSDLHKVKKIVAFGAGKTIALWDPIEPNNQGVYATLKGHESEVTCVRFIPDSDFMISASEDHHVKIWKFSDHSHLQCIQTIEHYSNTIVALSALPNIVSVGCADGTITIWRQNTLNDEFSLAHEFIIKKGFFYPLCLSLSKVQENKYLLAIGGTNVHVFIASFILSNAGIEKCQIVAELEGHEDWVKSLAFRHQETPGDYLLCSGSQDRYIRLWRIRVNDLIDDSEEDPKKLTLLSNKQYKFQIDDELRLGINFEALIMGHDDWISSLQWHETRLQLLAATADTSLMVWEPDETSGIWVCGLRLGEISSKGASTATGSSGGFWSCLWFTYEGMDFYLTNGKTGSWRMWSTKNNIICDQRLGISGATKDVTDIAWSPNGEYLLATSLDQTTRLFAPWIYDASGKKRRVPTWHEFSRPQVHGYDMICVEPVSNTRFVSGGDEKILRSFDLPKGVAGMLQRFVGIQFERESEMPESATVPVLGLSNKAGDDANENDDDEEEEDSHNKTPDIVDPLSLLECPPMEDQLQRHLLWPEVEKLYGHGFEITCLDISPDQRLIASACRSNNVQNAVIRIFSTETWLEIKPTLPFHSLTITRLKFSKDGRFLLSVCRDRKWALWERNMKDNTFELRYKNEKPHTRIIWDADWAPLEFGDVFVTASRDKTVKVWRHQKDPIDDYVMEASIKHTKPVTAVSVHDTIVGDKILISVGLENGEIYLYSYIFGKFELITQLKEDITPADKVTRLRWSHLKRNGKFYLGVGSSDLSTRIYSLAYE, translated from the coding sequence ATGGTGGAAACTATTATTCCAGAGGCCATTTTTATAGGTGCTAACAAACAAACCCAGGTTAGCGACCTGCACAAAGTTAAGAAAATCGTCGCATTCGGTGCAGGTAAAACTATTGCGTTATGGGATCCCATCGAACCAAACAACCAAGGGGTCTATGCCACTTTGAAAGGCCATGAATCCGAAGTGACTTGTGTAAGATTTATCCCGGACTCAGATTTTATGATATCTGCATCTGAGGATCACCATGTTAAAATATGGAAATTCTCCGATCATTCGCACTTGCAATGTATTCAAACAATTGAACATTATTCTAACACAATTGTAGCCTTGAGCGCTTTACCAAACATCGTTTCAGTCGGTTGTGCTGACGGTACTATTACCATATGGAGACAGAATACACTAAATGACGAATTCAGTCTCGCTCATGAGTTCATTATAAAGAAGGGATTCTTCTACCCGCTGTGCTTGTCATTGTCaaaagttcaagaaaacaagtATTTGCTTGCCATTGGAGGTACTAATGTTCATGTTTTTATTGCGTCTTTCATCTTAAGTAATGCGGGCATTGAAAAGTGTCAAATCGTTGCAGAGTTAGAGGGTCATGAAGACTGGGTCAAGTCATTGGCTTTCCGCCATCAGGAGACACCGGGTGATTATTTATTATGTTCTGGGTCTCAAGATCGTTATATCCGATTGTGGAGAATTAGGGTTAATGATTTAATTGACGACTCTGAAGAAGATCCGAAGAAATTAACGCTATTGAGCAATAAACAGtacaaatttcaaattgatGATGAGTTGAGGCTAGGCATAAATTTCGAAGCTTTGATTATGGGCCATGATGATTGGATCTCATCCCTTCAGTGGCACGAAACACGTTTACAGCTACTTGCTGCCACTGCTGATACTTCATTGATGGTTTGGGAACCTGATGAGACTTCGGGAATTTGGGTATGTGGTTTGCGGTTGGGTGAAATATCTTCGAAAGGTGCCTCAACTGCCACTGGCTCCTCTGGTGGTTTTTGGTCTTGTTTATGGTTCACCTATGAGGGAATGGACTTCTACTTGACTAATGGTAAAACTGGGTCTTGGAGGATGTGGAGTACgaagaataatattatttgcGATCAAAGGTTGGGCATATCTGGTGCCACGAAAGATGTAACAGATATCGCTTGGTCTCCTAATGGTGAATACTTACTAGCTACTTCTCTGGACCAAACTACTAGACTTTTCGCCCCATGGATCTATGATGCTAGTGGGAAGAAAAGGAGAGTTCCTACCTGGCATGAATTTTCTAGACCACAAGTACATGGTTATGATATGATTTGTGTTGAGCCAGTTTCGAATACCAGGTTTGTAAGCGGTggtgatgaaaaaattttgagatcATTTGATTTACCCAAAGGCGTAGCTGGAATGTTACAGAGATTTGTTGGTATCCAATTTGAGAGAGAAAGTGAAATGCCTGAATCAGCTACTGTTCCTGTGTTGGGTTTGTCCAACAAAGCAGGAGATGAtgcaaatgaaaatgatgatgatgaggaggaggaagatAGCCATAACAAAACACCCGATATTGTTGATCCCCTATCCTTGCTGGAATGCCCACCAATGGAGGATCAATTACAAAGACACTTATTATGGCCTGAAGTGGAAAAACTTTACGGACATGGCTTTGAAATAACATGTCTTGATATTTCTCCAGATCAGAGATTGATTGCCTCAGCGTGTAGGTCAAATAATGTTCAGAATGCAGTTATCAGAATATTTAGCACAGAAACTTGGTTAGAAATAAAGCCTACTTTACCGTTCCACAGCCTGACGATAACGAGGTTGAAATTTTCGAAGGATGGAAGATTTCTGCTGAGTGTTTGTCGGGACAGAAAGTGGGCACTTTGGGAGAGAAATATGAAAGATAACACATTTGAATTAAGatacaaaaatgaaaaaccaCATACAAGAATTATTTGGGATGCAGATTGGGCACCTTTAGAGTTTGGTGATGTTTTTGTAACCGCATCCAGAGATAAGACTGTTAAGGTTTGGAGACACCAAAAGGACCCAATTGATGACTATGTTATGGAAGCATCAATTAAGCACACTAAACCAGTAACTGCTGTTTCCGTTCATGATACTATTGTAGGAGacaaaattttgatatctGTGGGTCTTGAAAATGGTGAAATCTATTTATATAGTTACATTTTCGGTAAGTTCGAATTAATAACACAGCTAAAGGAGGATATAACACCGGCAGATAAAGTTACAAGATTAAGGTGGTCACATTTAAAGAGAAACGGTAAGTTTTATCTAGGTGTAGGAAGTAGTGATTTGTCCACCCGTATATACTCTTTGGCATATGAATAG
- the PCT1 gene encoding choline-phosphate cytidylyltransferase (similar to Saccharomyces cerevisiae PCT1 (YGR202C); ancestral locus Anc_5.137), which yields MANPTTTGKSSIRAKLSSSSLSNLFKKNKNKRQHEETEEQDDEHQDEGKHQDENKDIQLTPRKRRRLTKEFEENEARYTNELPKELRKYRPKGFRFNLPPTDRPIRIYADGVFDLFHLGHMKQLEQCKKAFPNVTLIVGVPSDKITHKLKGLTVLTDKQRCETLMHCKWVDEVVPNAPWCVTPKFLLEHKIDYVAHDDIPYVSADSDDIYKPIKEMGKFLTTQRTDGVSTSDIITKIIRDYDKYLMRNFARGATRQELNVSWLKKNELEFKKHINEFRSYFKKNQTNLNNASRDLYFEVREILLKKTLGKKLYSKLIGNELKRQNQRQRQQNILDDPFTRKLIREASPATEFANEFTGENPTSKSANGSGNIFSQDDDDDTNSNNTNTNSESDSNTNSTPPSDDDNDNDNDNDRLTLENLAQKKKQSAN from the coding sequence atggcaAACCCAACAACTACAGGGAAGTCCTCAATTAGGGCTAAGCTTTCTAGCTCCTCGCTATCAAACCtatttaagaaaaataaaaataaaaggcaGCACGAGGAAACGGAAGAGCAGGATGATGAGCATCAAGATGAAGGGAAGCAtcaagatgaaaataaggACATACAACTCACTCCCCGGAAGCGTCGCCGGTTGACGAAGgagtttgaagaaaatgaggCCCGTTACACTAACGAACTGCCTAAAGAATTGCGCAAATATCGTCCAAAGGGTTTCAGATTCAATTTGCCTCCGACGGATAGACCGATTAGAATCTATGCTGACGGTgtttttgatcttttcCATCTCGGCCACATGAAGCAACTAGAACAGTGTAAAAAGGCTTTCCCTAATGTAACACTAATAGTCGGTGTGCCTAGCGACAAAATCACTCACAAGTTAAAAGGTTTGACTGTACTGACCGATAAGCAACGTTGCGAAACTTTGATGCACTGCAAATGGGTTGACGAAGTCGTGCCAAACGCTCCCTGGTGCGTTACTCCAAAGTTCCTACTCGAGCACAAAATCGATTACGTTGCTCATGACGACATTCCTTACGTGAGTGCTGACAGCGACGATATTTACAAACCAATAAAGGAAATGGGCAAATTTTTAACTACTCAAAGAACCGATGGTGTATCCACAAGTGATATCATCACAAAAATCATCAGAGACTATGACAAATATTTGATGAGAAATTTTGCAAGAGGGGCTACCAGACAGGAATTGAATGTTTCTTGGTTAAAGAAAAACGAGCTAGAGTTCAAGAAACACATTAATGAATTCAGATCGTACTTCAAGAAAAACCAAACAAATCTGAATAACGCCTCTAGAGATTTATATTTCGAAGTGCGTGAAATCTTACTAAAGAAAACTTTGGGTAAGAAACTCTACTCCAAGTTAATAGGCAATGAATTAAAGAGACAAAATCAACGGCAAAGACAACAGAATATTTTGGATGATCCGTTCACCAGGAAACTAATCAGGGAAGCCTCTCCTGCCACAGAATTTGCCAACGAATTTACGGGCGAGAACCCTACTTCTAAATCAGCAAATGGAAGTGGGAACATTTTCAGCCaggacgatgatgatgacacGAATTCCAATAACACAAATACGAATTCAGAATCTGATTCTAACACAAACTCAACACCTCCGAGTGACGATGACAATGACAATGACAATGACAATGATAGGTTAACTTTGGAAAACCTCGctcagaaaaagaagcaatCTGCCAACTGA
- the SMKI16G0625 gene encoding uncharacterized protein (similar to Saccharomyces cerevisiae YGR201C), whose product MSEGTLFTDLNERKLIRTIVPRGLVRSLRLDVKLADPSDAEQLYQREFPWGKYPTFVGPREEWTLTEAMAIDYYLIHLSSDKKAVSQLLGPDGDFKTRADILRWESLSNSDFLNEVCKVFFLLIGIKPYNSIEFETARKNVDTIVSLYERRLKKQKFLTSNEHETLADLTSAAAFSLGFLSIFDETWRSKHPEITHWFDRVVNSRFFEGEFQNFKMCKCAMQSSK is encoded by the coding sequence ATGTCTGAAGGAACTTTGTTTACAGATTTGAATGAGAGAAAGTTGATCAGGACTATCGTACCAAGAGGTTTAGTGCGTTCCTTGAGGCTGGACGTAAAACTTGCTGACCCCAGCGATGCTGAGCAACTCTACCAAAGGGAATTTCCCTGGGGAAAGTACCCCACTTTTGTAGGACCACGTGAGGAGTGGACTCTTACTGAGGCAATGGCCATTGACTACTACCTGATCCATCTTTCTAGCGACAAAAAGGCCGTGAGCCAGTTATTAGGACCCGATGGTGACTTTAAAACTCGTGCGGATATTTTAAGATGGGAGTCGCTTTCCAACAGTGATTTTTTGAACGAGGTTTGTAAAGTATTCTTCCTCCTAATCGGCATAAAGCCATACAATTCCATTGAATTTGAGACTGCGAGGAAGAACGTTGACACCATCGTTTCGCTTTACGAGAGAAGGttgaagaaacagaaattCCTGACCTCTAATGAACATGAGACTCTTGCTGATCTGACTTCAGCCGCTGCTTTCTCATTGGGGTTCTTAagtatttttgatgaaacGTGGAGGTCCAAGCATCCTGAGATTACCCATTGGTTCGATCGCGTGGTTAACTCTCGCTTTTTTGAAGGtgaatttcaaaatttcaaaatgtgCAAGTGTGCAATGCAATCCAGTAAATAA